The window attctatatattttttacctatcataaatttattaaagatatTTCTCTTTCAATTCAGTGCTGTCAAACTCGCGAGTCAACTCGTGAACTTGTTCAAGTTTACGATTTAACTCAAAAAAAACGAGTCACAAGCTATAATAACTCGTTAGAGTGTAAAATCGGTATTTATTCGCGAGTTGACAGAAGATTGAGAGAGAAGTATGAAGATGGAGATttagagagaataaaaaaaatggagatgCGGCGCGGATGAAGATGTGGGGATGTGGGTATGAGTTAGGGtttcttaatatttatatttgatattattgtAATGATGGAtagaaagttatatatattagataataagtttattagttatattttattttgaattaatataaatatataatattgttatatattcatttttttaataatatttttaataattaatttttttatatataaatgatttaatattaatttaataattaatatatttttagagtaaaatcttacgattttactATTCGGTTTTgatttacgagtttataaacctttaacgattttacgtaaactctcgattttaacGGCCTTTCTCCAACTCTTTATGTAATCCAAGGGAAAGAATATAATATGGATTATTATTTAGCTGATAACATATATCCAAAATGGTCTACCATCGTGCAAACAATTCATAAGCTAcgtgatttgaagaaaaaatattatgcaatgAAATATGAAACATATAGAAATGGCATTGAACGTGCATTTGGAGTTCTTCCATCATGTTTTGTAATTGTAGTAGGACCGGTACGATATTAGAGGAAAAAAGTGTTGCATGATATAATGACTACATGTATAATTTTGCATAACATGATTATTTAGGATGAACGTGACCTTAGTGCACCTACtgaaattgaaatgaaaacGCTTTCACCGGATATCAAAATGATGATAGATGAAAATACTCGATTTCAAAATTTCATATTTCGGtacgaaaaaataaaaaataaagaagctCACATTGCACTTCGTAGTGcattaattgatcatttgtGAGAGAGGAGTACACCAATTCCGAGGTTGTTacatcttctatttttttttttttgtacgaAGTACTATTTAATAATGCttgtttttgtaataatattcATGTTTAATGTAATTTGCgtttatttaatgatgtttattttattttttaataatatttgtttggatGTAATTTTGTTTGCTCGTATAATTTGCATTTATTTAACGATATAATTAATCTGTATTTTTTATGTGTACAAATTATTgatctataattaattttattataatttttttaatgggtctgagtttgaaaaaatattgaagtttaatatgtaaagttgataaatatatagatagttattaaaaatgttaaaaagttggtttaaaaagaaatattgttatcatattttttgagtttgaaaataaattttgaattgaagACGAAGAATTGATTGACCcatcaaaatatttgtaatttttttatgactaaattttatatagtatatatagcTTGATAGGTACATTTCAACTATCTTTGTAGCtagttatttatgttattttaaaaatatatattttatatctgacatgaataaatttctttaaaaaaatatttttgttttcatgtGCTTGAATCAATCACATCTGAATCATATGGACTGTATTGTTACAACAAACCTGATAGGTTTCATACATAAATTAAAGGGGACATGATATACCATCTAATTATTGAATGGGGGAAAGAGAAATTTAGTTCACTTTACAATATGCTCAAAAACTTTTATTCTTTCTCCATCTTAGCTGTTCTCATCTAAAGGAAGAGGACATTGGAAAAAAGGAAAGTAAGTGTTAATGGAAGAAGTTGCAGTATTGTCAGGGTTGGTTTTGGGGCAATTCTTGTGCGCAGGAAATTCAGCCATGTTAAATTATCTTCAGAATTTGGGTCTTCCTTCTTCATCAATTGTCATTTTCTCCTCCATTGCCACTTTTCTCCTTCTTTCTCCTCCCTCCATTTACTTCGAAAGGTAAATCCTCCTCTCTCGTCTTGAAACTAGTATTTATAGCCTAAccgtaaaaaaatatgaatatctCTAACCTTATATAGATTCTGGGTTTGAGCTCGTCAGCCTACAAATTTCGTTTGTCGGTATGGTGCGGATTATCTGCTTAACATTAACATGTCggaatatattttttctcatgaTATAATATATCAGGGTTAAAtgttttgtcatattttataCTTTACTATTGTTTGGTTACTTTTACAAAAGTTTTGTAATTTTtgcaaaataaaaatctataaCCATTCTTTTATTGGCTTGAGTTAAAACAAACTTTGAGTGagcataatttaaataaaataaataataattattcaatatatttattttaagcatttataaatatctaatttGTGGATTTCTGCAGAGATAAATGGCCCAAGAAACCATCTTTCAAATTGTTGGTATTCCTGGTTTTAGTATCTCTTGGAGGGTAAGTATTGAACAaaatacttcatttttttttccttaaagaaaaaataataatattttttttttaaaaaaaaagaagaagatttctttgctttcatttgatttttactGAATCAAAATATGCAGGGTAACTTTGTTTCAATCATTCCTTCTTAAAGGGATGAAGCTAACCTCACCCACCATGGCCAATGCTCTGCAAAACCTTTCACCTGCCATCATCTTTGTTATAGCTATTGCATTTAGGTACtaataataattgtgttattcaaattttatcgTATCTTTtgtattgtattttaaataatatcgtATATACAAAGAATCAAGGACGGATCTACATTAAATGTTCTAAGGTGCACTCAAACACACCAAaaaaaaggaatatatataaattgcaAAGTGAAATTATTCCCTAAATCTTATTTACTAtgtattaaatatttacttagtttttcacatttatttCATGAAATCCACACAAATTTATGTCAAACTCATCTAACTCAAATTCAtgaatacatttaatttttttttatcaggtaggggcaattttttatttattttttatttttaaccaatgcactaataaaatttaaaaaaaaaagtgtattcttattttttttttacccaaTCGCAGTTTAGAGAAAGTCAAATTGGAAAATATCTACACTAAAGTAAAGATTGCGGGAACATTGTTGTGTGTCTCCGGGGCAGTAACTATGAGTATTTTTAAAAGCGCCACTCAGATTACTAACTtggaaaatataatattagattCAGACAAAATTATTGGTTGCTTGTATCTTGTCGCATCCTCCGTTTCCTTGTCTTTCGCCATCGTTTTGCAGGTAAAACATGAAAAACCACGTGGGTAAATCAATAAATTTCTCTTTACTTTGTCTAGtcttatttttagataaataaatactaataaatatttatgcaGGCTTTAATTCTTATTGAGTATCAAGCACCGGTTTCACTATGTGCAATAACAGCAATTATAGGAGTGTTCATAGCATCTGTAATAGAATTGGTAACAAATCATAAAGTTGAGACTGGTTTGTTAATGGTTAACTCCATTGAATTGATTGGTTATTATCTTCTGGTAAATCCATATCTctgtttctttctttatttaattgaacattttattaagaaaacactaaaaattgaaattatataggTGGGAACAATTAATGGATCCATGATTAGTATCAATTTGTGGGCAATGAAGAAGAAAGGGCCAGTGTTTGTTTCCATGTTTTCTCCACTCTCAGCTGTTATATCAGCCTTTATCTCATACTTCACCTTGGGAGAAACCTTTTCAATTGGAAGGTATGAATGaatgtgttcttcttttctttttttgtttcaAGAACTAAACTTCAATTAAATGATCGGTAATTCAAACGATAAGGtgtatacaaatatattatagagAATCTAGTGAAAACCTAGTATTAAGGACTAAAACGCtaataaatatgacaatatTAATCTTTAGGATGATTTTTATGAGAATGCTTTTTTTTCACATATAGTTGTTTTCCGCTTAACCGGTAGTTGATCGGAAATGGGATGacataatatttatgttttctagTCCCAAAccctaataaaaataaataaatataatatcgtAACAATTATTTAtcctttatattttataagagttttaggTTACTTTATtcgtaataatataaaatttgtaatatattatacttaaaatatatttttactttttataatataataaaaataatttctcgcgattttttttttttgaaaagtggGTATTGTTAACTGTAAAAcaaagttttgaaaaatataacgCGCCTAAACTGTTCTATGGTTATCTCGAATTGTGATCATAAATCACAGAAATCTTTGaaaaacaacattttttatCTACTTATTGTATTTTTGATTTTGTAGTGAGTTttctatttgaaattaatttttagatgAGATACCCacttttttttacatataaaaaaacatgtataGTTTTATTGGGGATCACAATCAACATTTTCAACATGTTTTTCTAAATAAGCTAGTTATTTCTAGTTGAATTTTTTTCTCCCATTTAGTGTTTACTAAATTTGTGATTTTGGTTTCAAATGTAATAAATGATTTTGGTTATTAATGACAGCCTTGTTGGGATGTTCATCATGTTCGCCGGACTGTACTTCTTTTTATGGGCTAAAGGAAAAGAAGAGGATCCATGTGAAGTAGCCACCAAAGATTTGACAATTGAGAATGACATGGAAAAACctttaatattgtaaataagatttctattgaatttattttacatGCATGTTCGAAAACACTTAAAATTgaactaatattattaaatatattaatatatgcataattaaagtatatttcagaacattatttcatttaaatcaatatctcaataaaatatttaaaaaaattaaaaaattaaaaaaaataaacatatttttgtctAATTTGGAAATTGTTTTCATTAAGGAGTtcttgtttttcaaaaatattgagTTATACaattagaatcaaataaaatagtaaGGCTTCATTTTATGAAAGGTAGGATAATTATTActcatgaatttatttttattttataacatagATGAATTTGGGTGGTTATGTTGATCctttctatataattatattaatatagatgATGAGagaataactttattttatgaAGGGAGGataaatttgtcattttttgTGTGTTTCTGCAGGCTAATGTTGATCctttctatataattatattaatagatGATGAAAGAATAACTAGTGGTCAAAGTCTTTATACAACACAACAATATAGTATTTATAGTCTCCTAATATTCTACctacataatattttaacatactGCTGATCTTGTTGAATTACATtccctaataataatatatatttttttttgttgaatgaGTTACGAACATTTGGCACACATGTTATTGgcacataattataattagatgCTTCTAGTTTTTCCTGTTGTGTATCTCCCGGAAGTTAGACTATTACATTTTCTTTGATAAGATTATGCCACAAGATTGGCTATTTTAACCATATTGAACTTATTTGAAGTAATTAGGAggttaacaaattttaaatatttgaatccTGCGTATACTTAtgtctttttatcaaaattagttATTCACTCTCtggtaataattaatttgatttaaagcTGATTATGTACTTAATATGTTTTCATATACCTCTTCTTGCATTATTCTTGCATTAATTGATTGGAATTTGGAAAgagcttttaaaaatttaaaattcttatgtttgttctTGTACTATTTGGgtatcattaaattattatttttaatatatatatatatatatatatatatatatatatatatatatatatatatatatatatatatatttgttgatagAGAAGGAGAATATGTGTTTATATGGATATCCATCCGAATGAGCAGTGGGAGGCAGTGGGAGGCTGCTATACCTTTTTAAGAAGTGCCTCCAGAGTATCATGAGCCTTCAATTGGTATCAACTTTGTTAGGGACGGTATGCTGAAGTATAAATACTAACAATCTAATTAGAAGATAAATAAtgtttaccgtaatatttttttcacgattttttatattattactcgtgcaaatacacGGGATGCATGCTAGTTATTATTAGTACCTGAATGCAATAGCTATAATAAAGATGATGGCAGGTGAAAGGTTTTGCATAGCATTGGCCATGGTGGGTGAGGTTAGTTTCATCCCTTTAAGAAGGAATGATTGAAACAAAGTTACCCTGCATGTTTTGATTcagtaaaaatcaaattaaagcaaagaaatcttcttcttttttctaaaaaaaaaattattattttttctttaggaaaaaaaatgaagtatttTGTTCAATACTTACCCTCCAAGAGATACTAAAACCAGGAATACCAACAATTTGAAAGATGGTTTCTTGGGCCATTTATCTCTGTAGAAATCCACaaattagatatttataaatgcttaaaataaatatattgaataattattatttattttatttaaattaggcTCATTCAAAGTTTGTTTTAGCTCATTATAAAACTTTTGTAAAATTAACCAGACAATAGTAATGTATAAAAAATGACAAGACATTTAACCACAATGATAAATTATAacatgagaaaaaatataatttttttttacaaaaacatgaaaataataaaaaaataaaaaaataaacccaTCAAATAATATCTCAGATCCAACAATATGCATCTTAAAGACTATAAATTTAACACATATTCTtctttatttaagttaaaactCTACTGCTTCtcaattaataaaacatttaaaattgtgtattcaatcttttattaattaattttattaaacaatttggGATTTAGTGCAACTCAATGGAGactcttatttaaaatttttttttattttattttttttttataaaatattgagttttgttttcttcttcggGATGCGACTAATCCTTACGGGTTAAGTAGATAGtccgcaaacacatttaactaGACGAACGAAATTTGTCGCTTGACGGACTCGAACTCAAAATCTCTACAAGGTTAGAGATATCCAATTCTTTTTACGTTAGTCTAAAAATACTAATTTCAAGACGACATGAGTAGGATTTACCTTTCAAAGTAGATGGAGGGAGGAGAAAGAAGGAGAAAAGTGGCAATGGAGGAGAAAATGACAATTGATGAAGAAGGAAGACCCAAATTCTGAAGATAATTTAACATGGCTGAATTTCCTGCGCACAAGAATTGCCCCAAAACCATCCCTGAGAATACTGCAACTTCTTCCATTAACACTTTTCTATTTACTTTCCCTTTTCAGAT is drawn from Impatiens glandulifera chromosome 3, dImpGla2.1, whole genome shotgun sequence and contains these coding sequences:
- the LOC124930439 gene encoding WAT1-related protein At5g47470-like; this translates as MEEVAVFSGMVLGQFLCAGNSAMLNYLQNLGLPSSSIVIFSSIATFLLLSPPSIYFERDKWPKKPSFKLLVFLVLVSLGGVTLFQSFLLKGMKLTSPTMANAMQNLSPAIIFIIAIAFRY
- the LOC124931821 gene encoding WAT1-related protein At5g47470-like isoform X1, which translates into the protein MEEVAVLSGLVLGQFLCAGNSAMLNYLQNLGLPSSSIVIFSSIATFLLLSPPSIYFERDKWPKKPSFKLLVFLVLVSLGGVTLFQSFLLKGMKLTSPTMANALQNLSPAIIFVIAIAFSLEKVKLENIYTKVKIAGTLLCVSGAVTMSIFKSATQITNLENIILDSDKIIGCLYLVASSVSLSFAIVLQALILIEYQAPVSLCAITAIIGVFIASVIELVTNHKVETGLLMVNSIELIGYYLLVGTINGSMISINLWAMKKKGPVFVSMFSPLSAVISAFISYFTLGETFSIGSLVGMFIMFAGLYFFLWAKGKEEDPCEVATKDLTIENDMEKPLIL
- the LOC124931821 gene encoding WAT1-related protein At5g47470-like isoform X2, which gives rise to MEEVAVLSGLVLGQFLCAGNSAMLNYLQNLGLPSSSIVIFSSIATFLLLSPPSIYFERDKWPKKPSFKLLVFLVLVSLGGVTLFQSFLLKGMKLTSPTMANALQNLSPAIIFVIAIAFSLEKVKLENIYTKVKIAGTLLCVSGAVTMSIFKSATQITNLENIILDSDKIIGCLYLVASSVSLSFAIVLQALILIEYQAPVSLCAITAIIGVFIASVIELVTNHKVETGLLMVNSIELIGYYLLVGTINGSMISINLWAMKKKGPVFVSMFSPLSAVISAFISYFTLGETFSIGRLMLMKE